Proteins encoded by one window of Balearica regulorum gibbericeps isolate bBalReg1 chromosome 21, bBalReg1.pri, whole genome shotgun sequence:
- the MRTO4 gene encoding mRNA turnover protein 4 homolog, translating to MPKSKRDRKVSLTRTPRKGLEAKQALIAELRRCVDTYKYIYVFSVANMRNNKLKDVRNAWKHSRIFFGKNKVMMVALGREPSSEYKENLHKVSKRLRGEVGLLFTNRTKEEVDEWFSKFKEVDFARAGNKAMYTVSLDTGPLEQFPHSMEPQLRQLGLPTALKKGVVTLLSDYEVCKEGEVLTPEQARVLKLFGYEMAEFKVTIKFLWNSETGDFQKLVGDAAEKEEEEDDADDDDESSED from the exons ATGCCGAAGTCCAAGCGGGACCGCAAGG TGTCCCTGACGCGGACGCCCAGGAAGGGGTTGGAGGCCAAGCAGGCGCTGATCGCTGAG CTGCGGCGATGCGTGGACACCTACAAGTACATCTACGTCTTCTCCGTTGCCAACATGAGGAACAACAAGCTGAAGGACGTCCGGAACGCCTGGAAGCACAGCAG GATCTTCTTCGGGAAGAACAAAGTCATGATGGTGGCGCTGGGACGCGAGCCGAGCAGCGAGTACAAAGAGAATCTGCACAAG GTCAGCAAACGCCTGAGAGGTGAGGTCGGTCTCCTCTTCACCAACCGCACCAAAGAGGAGGTGGACGA GTGGTTCTCCAAATTCAAAGAGGTGGACTTTGCCCGCGCAGGGAACAAGGCGATGTACACGGTGAGCCTGGACACGGGGCCCTTGGAGCAGTTCCCCCACTCCATGGAGCCTCAGTTACGGCAGCTGGGGTTGCCAACGGCATTAAAGAAAG GAGTGGTGACGTTACTGTCAGACTATGAAGTCTGCAAAGAAGGGGAGGTTCTCACCCCCGAACAAGCCCGCGTCCTG AAACTCTTTGGCTACGAGATGGCGGAGTTTAAAGTCACCATCAAATTTCTGTGGAATTCTGAGACGGGAGACTTCCAAAAGCTTGTGGGAGATGCAGcggagaaagaggaagaggaggatgacgCTGATGATGATGACGAAAGCAGTGAGGACTAG
- the EMC1 gene encoding ER membrane protein complex subunit 1 has translation MAAGLWALLLPLAAAVYEDQVGKFDWRQQYVGKLKFASLEASQGSKKLIVATEKNVVAALNSRSGEILWRHVDKGTPEGAIDAMLIHGQDAITVSNAGRILRSWETNIGGLNWETSLDTGSFQVASLVGLQDVVKYVAVLKKAAISLHYLSNGHQKWVEHLPESESTQYQLVYSHGTGVIHVLGVVPQSHLNILTFSVEDGEITKQIRVAAPWLKSLNSMCGVVGEAVLVCVDVDTHSLYVCSLETEQEMKEIPLQSLDLEFADAFQPRILATQPNVISASRTQFFLQLTPSHFALLQYKHGLLSHLRDFQQAALVSFATTGEKTVAAVLTCRSELKPGSSDGLLAGSTLEDSRKQESLTCSNQTYNINLYLVETGQRLLDTTITFNLEQSGAKPQQLYIQVFLKKDDSVGYRALVQTEDHMLMFLQQPGKVVWSREESLAEVVSLEMVDLPLTGAQAELEGEFGKKADGLLGMFLKRLSSQLILLQAWTAHLWKMFYDARKPRSQIKNEINIDNLARDEFNLQKMMVMVTASGKLFGIESSSGTILWKQYLRNVRPGSSFKLMVQRTTAHFPHPPQCTLLVKDKETKMSFLYVFNPIFGKRSQVAPPVLKRPIFQTLLLPIMDQDYAKVLLLIDDEYKVTAFPATKNVLRQLEEIAHTIFFYLVDAEQGKLSGFRLKKDLTTEESWEVVIPTEVQRIVTVKGKRSNEHVHSQGRVMGDRSVLYKSLNPNLLAVVTESTDTHHERTFIGIYLIDGVTGRIIHSSVQKKAKGPVHIVHSENWVVYQYWNTKARRNEFTVLELYEGTEQYNATAFSSLDRPILPQVLQQSYIFPSAISAMEATITERGITSRHLLIGLPSGAILSLPKALLDPRRPEIPTEQSREENLIPYSPDVQIHAERFINYNQTISRMRGIYTAPSGLESTCLVVAYGLDIYQTRVYPSKQFDVLKDDYDYVLISSVLFGLVFATMITKRLAQVKLLNRAWR, from the exons ATGGCGGCGGGGCTGTgggcgctgctgctgccgctggcGGCCGCCGTCTATGAGGACCAAGTGGGCAAGTTCGACTG GAGACAGCAGTACGTGGGGAAGCTCAAGTTCGCCTCCTTGGAGGCCTCGCAGGGTTCGAAGAAGCTCATCGTGGCCACCGAGAAAAATGTCGTGGCCGCTCTGAACTCCAGGAGCGGCGAAATCC TGTGGCGCCATGTGGACAAGGGAACCCCCGAAGGAGCAATAGATGCGATGCTGATCCACGGGCAGG ATGCCATCACTGTGTCCAATGCTGGACGTATTCTGCGTTCCTGGGAGACCAACATCGGAGGGTTGAACTGGGAGACGTCGCTGGACACCGGCAG TTTCCAGGTGGCTAGTTTGGTGGGGCTACAGGATGTGGTGAAATATGTGGCCGTCCTGAAGAAGGCAGCCATCTCTCTTCACTACCTTTCCAATGGGCACCAGAAATGGGTGGAACACTTACCAGAAAg TGAGAGTACTCAGTACCAGTTGGTGTATTCCCATGGGACTGGAGTGATCCATGTGCTTGGAGTCGTTCCCCAGAGCCACTTGAACATTTTAACGTTCAGCGtagaagatggagaaattacAAAACAG ATCAGAGTGGCAGCCCCGTGGCTGAAGAGCTTAAACAGCATGTGCGGCGTGGTGGGGGAGGCAGTGCTGGTGTGTGTGGACGTGGACACGCACTCGCTCTACGTTTGCTCCTTGGAGACCGAGCAGGAGATGAAGGAGATCCCACTGCAG TCGCTTGACCTGGAGTTTGCCGATGCCTTCCAGCCCAGGATATTGGCCACTCAACCCAATGTAATCAGTGCTTCGCGGACTCagtttttcctgcagctgaCTCCGAGCCACTTCGCTTTGCTGCAGTACAAACATGGGCTGCTCAGCCACCTTCGGGACTTCCAGCAG gcGGCTCTGGTGAGTTTTGCAACAACTGGGGAGAAAACTGTAGCAGCTGTCCTGACCTGCAGGAGCGAACTG AAACCTGGAAGTTCTGATGGCCTTCTTGCTGGAAGTACTCTGGAGGATTCCCGGAAGCAG GAATCCTTAACCTGTTCCAATCAAACTTACAATATTAATCTCTACCTGGTTGAAACTGGACAAAGATTGTTGGATACTACAATTACCTTTAACCTGGAGCAGAGCGGTGCCAAGCCACAGCAG ctatacATCCAGGTTTTCCTGAAGAAGGATGACTCCGTGGGCTATCGAGCCTTAGTGCAAACAGAAGACCACATGCTAATGTTCCTCCAGCAGCCAG gaaaagTTGTATGGAGTCGAGAGGAGTCACTAGCAGAAGTGGTAAGCTTGGAGATGGTGGATCTACCTCTGACAGGTGCACAGGCTGAGTTGGAGGGAGagtttggaaagaaagcag ATGGTTTGCTGGGGATGTTTCTGAAGCGGCTGTCCTCCCAACTTATCCTGCTGCAAGCCTGGACTGCCCATCTTTGGAAGATGTTCTATGATGCCCGGAAACCTCGGAGCCAgattaaaaatgagattaacATTGACAATTTGGCCAGAGATGAATTCAACCTCCAGAAAATGATGGTGATGGTCACTGCTTCGGGAAAG CTTTTTGGTATTGAAAGCAGTTCTGGCACCATCCTGTGGAAGCAGTATCTCAGGAACGTGAGACCAGGCTCCTCCTTTAAGCTGATGGTCCAAAGAACAACAGCCCATTTCCCACACCCCCCACAATGTACTTTGCTTGTTAAGGACAAG gaaactAAAATGAGCTTTCTGTATGTCTTTAACCCCATCTTTGGGAAAAGAAGTCAAGTAGCTCCCCCTGTTCTGAAGCGTCCGATTTTTCAGACTTTGCTTCTGCCTATTATGGATCAAGACTATGCCAAAGTACTACTCTTGATCGATGATGAGTACAAG GTTACAGCTTTTCCAGCAACTAAAAATGTTCTTCGCCAGTTAGAAGAAATAGCCCATACTATCTTTTTTTATCTAGTGGATGCTGAGCAGGGAAAACTCTCTGGATTTAGGCTGAAAAAG gacCTGACAACAGAGGAGAGTTGGGAGGTGGTCATACCCACCGAAGTCCAGAGGATAGTGACTGTGAAAGGGAAGAGGTCCAACGAGCATGTGCACTCCCAGGGCCGCGTGATGGGAGACCGCAGTGTTCTCTACAAG tCCTTGAACCCAAACCTGCTTGCTGTGGTAACGGAGAGCACAGATACGCATCATGAGCGCACTTTCATTGGAATATATCTGATTGATGGAGTCACAGGCAGGATCATCCACTCATCGGTACAGAAGAAAGCGAAGGGACCTGTCCACATCGTCCATTCAGAGAACTGGGTGGTG TACCAGTACTGGAACACAAAGGCACGGCGGAACGAGTTCACTGTGTTGGAGCTATACGAGGGGACGGAGCAATACAACGCCACAGCCTTCAGCTCCCTCGACCGCCCGATTTTACCTCAGGTCCTCCAGCAATCTTACATCTTCCCATCTGCTATCAGTGCCATGGAGGCCACCATCACCGAGCGCGGCATCACCAGCCGTCACTTGCTCA TTGGGCTTCCCTCCGGGGCCATCCTCTCTCTTCCAAAGGCTCTGCTGGATCCTCGCCGCCCAGAGATCCCTACGGAACAAAGCAG agaagagaACCTGATTCCATACTCCCCTGATGTACAAATCCATGCTGAGAGGTTTATCAACTACAATCAAACCATATCCCGAATGAGAGGGATTTATACGGCCCCCTCGGGCCTGGAGTCCACTTGTCTG GTTGTTGCGTATGGCCTGGACATCTACCAGACCCGAGTGTACCCATCGAAGCAGTTTGATGTCCTAAAAGACGACTATGACTACGTGCTGATAAGCAGCGTTCTCTTTGGGCTGGTTTTTGCTACGATGATCACAAAGAGACTTGCTCAGGTGAAGCTGCTGAACCGTGCCTGGCGGTAG